The sequence AGGACAAAGGAGAACAGGCTGATGGTGTTGATCGCCACGTCGAATGCCATCATGATGGCGAGGGCGCCGATTCCCGAAACGGCGAGGCCCACGACGACCCAAAGCGCGAGCCGGATTTCGAGAAACAGGCTGAGGGCGATCAGCACCAGCAACAGGCCCAGGATCCCGTTCTTGAGGAGAAGATCGGCGCGTTCCTCATAGACCTGGGATTCGTCATTCCACATGGTGACGCCCACACCGTCGGGTAGGGAAGGGATCACTTCGTTTGCCAGGTGCTGTCGGACGGTCGTGGCGACATCCATCACTTGCTCACCATCGGCGCGGTAGATCTCCACGAATACAGCGGGATGGTTCTGATGCCGGATGATCAGGTCGGCTTCCTGAAAACCGTCGCAGACCTCGGCGATATCTCCAAGGCGCAGGACCGTGCCGTCACGACCGCTGAGAAGGACGATCTCCTCGAAGTCCTGTTGGTCGTAGTTCTGGCCGAGGGTGCGGACCCGCACCTGGGATTCCCGGGTATTGATACTGCCGGCAGATAAGTCCAGGGAACTGCGACGAATGGTGTTGGCTATGTCGGTGAGTGTGAGTCCAAGTGCTCTTAGCCGATGAAGCGGTACCTCGATAGAAATCTCGTATTTCCGAATACCACTGACTTCGACCTGGGACACGGAGGGGAGTGTTGTGAGTTCATCTTCGATCTGGTACGCCAATTCTTTCAGCGAGCGCTCAGGTACATCGCCATATACAATGAGCCGCATCATGCTCATGCGGTTGGTCATCTCCCTGAAACTGGGACGATCGGCACCGGCCGGGAAAGACTGTATGCGATTGACCGCAGACTCGATATCGTTCAGCGCCTGGACCATGTCCGTACCGAAATCCATTTGAATCCGTACGGATGCCATACCCGGGGCCGATACGGACTTGACCGCCTTCACGTCATCCAACCCGCTGACCTGGTCTTCGATCTTGACGACGATCGACTCCTCGATCTCCTCCGGTGTGGCGCCGGGATAGGCCATCGACACTTCGATATGGTAGAAAGGGGTGGTCGGCCACGCTTCCCGGTCGAGTCCGGTCAGCGACACCAGCCCGGCGGCGATAATGGCCCACATCAGTAGATTGGCGGCTATACTGTTACCAGCCATATAAGCTATGGGACCACGCTGTTCCCGTGCGGAACCTTCTTCCCGGTTCATGGATCACCTCCGATCCGCACCACCCTGCCTTCGGTTGCGACCTTTATCCCGCCTATGACGACCGCTTGACCGGCTTTCAGCGTGCCGGTTATGAACACCTTATCATCGGAACGCTGAAGGACGCGCACCGGGACGATGGTCAATAGTGTGTCATCGCGCACTGCCCAGACCTCGTTGCCCGGTCTGAGTGCTGATCGCCGCAGGATGAAGTACTGGTCTGGGATGATTCCCTCAATTCGCACTTCTGCGAATTTGCCCACGAGAAGGGGCGGGCCAGGATCTGCGCCTGCCCCTTCGACTCGGGTGCCGCTTGTAAAAGGATTCGGGACGCGTACGATGACGTTGATGGTGCGCGTCTGTTCGTCCAGGGATGCCTCCGCCCGATCTACATAGCCATCCCAGGCATAGCTTCCATCGCCGTATTCAGCGATGACACGAGCCACAACCCGCCTGTCTCCGTCGCCCGCTTTTAGCTCCCATAGGCCGGGGATGAGAACCGCGTTGGCATCGGAGAGGGGAACTACCACCTCTACTGCGTCGGTCGCGTAAAGTCGCCCCACACTCTGGCCAGCCACCACGAACTGCCCTATATCTATCGATTCTGCCTGCACGACGCCTTTGAAAGGCGCGCGGACTTTTGTGCGTGCCAAAGCCAACTCGGCATCGGCGAGCACAGCACTATCTCTGGTCACCGCGGCTCGGGCTGCCTCGAGCTGAGGCTCCCACAGCGCAAGGGGATTGCCCCCGGCTATATCCGTTTGGTCACGTCTGAATTGCGCGTACTCAGAGCGTGCGATCTGGGCTTCTTCATTCGCCCGGAGGAGTGCGACATGCTGCGCGGCCACATTGGCGCGCGCTTGCTGCACTTTGTTTTGGTAGTCGGCATCGGCAATGCGAAAGAGAATTTGCCCTTTTCGGACTCGTCCGCCACTCTGAAAGGCCGGATCCACCCAAACAACCTTACCATTGATTTCGGCAGCGACATCTATTTTTGCGACAGGCCGAACCGTCCCGGATCCGTACACTGGAATTGCACCGGTGCCGACCACCGCGAGAGCCGTGACTGCGAAAGGTGCCTGGGAAGTAAGAGGCCGGATTTCCGGCTCGGGCTTAAGCCAGATCATAAGGTAGGCAACAATCGTGGATATGAGAAGGATGGCACTGGCCAGGAGTAAGCTTTTTCCGCGATTCATCTCTTTTCTCTTTTCAGTACAGGCTGCTGGAGATCATCTGTAGTCCTGAGGGCAGAATCGGGATGGACCAGGTGATCCCGTGAACTACCATTTTCGTCGAGAATCCTGTCCGAAAATACGAATATCTCTTATAAAATACAAGCCGTTTGGCTCATTTTGTTCTTGTTAGAGGCTGGGAAAACCAGTTCTCAGCCCCTGACTCTCCTATCTTTCACCTTGCACACATCCTACAAATAAGTTATAAATGATACAGACATTTTTAGCAATGGAGGGTAGCGTGCGGGCATTGATTCAGCGGGTATGCGGGGCAACGGTTCGCGTTGAAGAACAAATTGTTGGACAAATTGATCGCGGTCTTTTGATTCTGCTGGGTATTAGCGATACCGATGGCCTTCCAGATATGGAATATGTTGCCGAGAAATGTGTAAATTTGAGAATTTTTGAAGACGATCAGGGCAAAATGAACAGATCCTTGCTCGATACAGGTGGGCAGGCACTGGTGGTTTCACAATTTACCCTGCACGCCGATACCCGCAAAGGTCGCCGCCCGAGTTTTAATCGGGCTGCTCCACCAGATATCGCCAAATCCATGTACGAGCAATTTGTCCAGCGTCTTCGCACCTTTGGCATTCACACTGAATCCGGCGTTTTTGGCGCGTATATGCAGGTCGAAATTCACAACACTGGCCCCGTTACATTGATGATTGACTCAGAGATATGAAGAAACTGATCCTCGCTTCTGCCTCACCCAGGCGTGCGAGTTTGTTGCGCTTGTTGGATATTCCGTTTGAGATCGCGCCGAGCAATGCCAATGAGGATCTGGATACCATCTTGCCACCTGCCGAATACGTGCGGGAAATCGCGCAGCGCAAAACACGGGCTGTTGCCCATCGTTTTGACCACGCGCTCGTTTTGGGGGCCGATACAGTTGTGGTATTTGAAGATGCGATTTTCGGTAAACCGAATGACGCCAAACACGCCGAAGAAATGCTGGCGCGACTTTCGGGAAAAACCCATCAGGTCTATACAGGGCTGGCTCTCACAGATACAGAAACCGGACAGACCCTCACAGATGTTGCCACCACCCAC comes from Gemmatimonadota bacterium and encodes:
- a CDS encoding efflux RND transporter permease subunit, which gives rise to MNREEGSAREQRGPIAYMAGNSIAANLLMWAIIAAGLVSLTGLDREAWPTTPFYHIEVSMAYPGATPEEIEESIVVKIEDQVSGLDDVKAVKSVSAPGMASVRIQMDFGTDMVQALNDIESAVNRIQSFPAGADRPSFREMTNRMSMMRLIVYGDVPERSLKELAYQIEDELTTLPSVSQVEVSGIRKYEISIEVPLHRLRALGLTLTDIANTIRRSSLDLSAGSINTRESQVRVRTLGQNYDQQDFEEIVLLSGRDGTVLRLGDIAEVCDGFQEADLIIRHQNHPAVFVEIYRADGEQVMDVATTVRQHLANEVIPSLPDGVGVTMWNDESQVYEERADLLLKNGILGLLLVLIALSLFLEIRLALWVVVGLAVSGIGALAIMMAFDVAINTISLFSFVL
- a CDS encoding Maf family protein, translating into MKKLILASASPRRASLLRLLDIPFEIAPSNANEDLDTILPPAEYVREIAQRKTRAVAHRFDHALVLGADTVVVFEDAIFGKPNDAKHAEEMLARLSGKTHQVYTGLALTDTETGQTLTDVATTHVTMRVLSSEDIARYVATGDSMDKAGAYGAQGRASAFIQSISGCFYNVVGLPLACFWSLYHRLVGQSLWAIIPEIDLTTGNTDIYVRSKTRNR
- the dtd gene encoding D-aminoacyl-tRNA deacylase, which translates into the protein MRALIQRVCGATVRVEEQIVGQIDRGLLILLGISDTDGLPDMEYVAEKCVNLRIFEDDQGKMNRSLLDTGGQALVVSQFTLHADTRKGRRPSFNRAAPPDIAKSMYEQFVQRLRTFGIHTESGVFGAYMQVEIHNTGPVTLMIDSEI
- a CDS encoding efflux RND transporter periplasmic adaptor subunit — its product is MNRGKSLLLASAILLISTIVAYLMIWLKPEPEIRPLTSQAPFAVTALAVVGTGAIPVYGSGTVRPVAKIDVAAEINGKVVWVDPAFQSGGRVRKGQILFRIADADYQNKVQQARANVAAQHVALLRANEEAQIARSEYAQFRRDQTDIAGGNPLALWEPQLEAARAAVTRDSAVLADAELALARTKVRAPFKGVVQAESIDIGQFVVAGQSVGRLYATDAVEVVVPLSDANAVLIPGLWELKAGDGDRRVVARVIAEYGDGSYAWDGYVDRAEASLDEQTRTINVIVRVPNPFTSGTRVEGAGADPGPPLLVGKFAEVRIEGIIPDQYFILRRSALRPGNEVWAVRDDTLLTIVPVRVLQRSDDKVFITGTLKAGQAVVIGGIKVATEGRVVRIGGDP